Proteins encoded together in one Leptospira semungkisensis window:
- the pcnB gene encoding polynucleotide adenylyltransferase PcnB, with translation MKFLSNLFKKKIGSVDDILIYPEGKRYYRDNHPVRKSMIDEDAVKIIHRLHKFGYKAYIVGGGVRDLLLGRKPKDFDVVTNATPNQIKKIFNNCRIIGRRFKIVHILFKGKVIEVSTFRSLPEHRFEKPVEDQDYLIKRDNKFGTPQEDAARRDFTINALYYDIRNDSIVDYVGGYEDIQSRQLRVIGNPDISFREDPVRMLRAVKFAVLLGLKIDKGTSKSIKKNAFELEKASTSRMLEEYNKIFRTWRTSLIFQGMAQNHLLEVLFREAFEKERRKNPDFGDKFLETGIGRRLVIADKLLSEREELTPQIFYALLFCDLVQDATSKKGGHLVASLKQSLEPIFQRLGTPKKDKERLIKVFASQERFTHTEDDKASQNNFFRKKDFFYDAFYVFKINAIAENNDQTLQSAFFWEISLRKRPVLPNSIGGGGGGKKEGGRPNRNRNRDRGGRPDRGPRHNKQQSSDSSKEEKGRGSDSDDSFDSED, from the coding sequence ATGAAATTCCTGTCCAATCTCTTCAAGAAAAAAATAGGATCCGTCGACGACATTCTTATTTATCCGGAGGGAAAGAGATACTACCGAGACAATCACCCGGTCCGCAAGTCCATGATAGACGAGGACGCGGTAAAAATCATTCATCGCCTTCATAAATTCGGATACAAAGCATATATTGTCGGAGGAGGAGTGAGAGATCTTCTTCTCGGTCGCAAGCCAAAAGACTTCGACGTGGTGACGAACGCCACTCCGAATCAAATTAAGAAAATCTTTAATAACTGTCGCATTATCGGACGTCGTTTTAAGATCGTTCATATCCTTTTCAAAGGAAAAGTGATCGAGGTCAGTACCTTCCGTTCCTTGCCTGAACATAGATTTGAAAAACCTGTAGAGGACCAAGACTATCTCATCAAGAGAGATAATAAGTTCGGAACTCCGCAAGAAGATGCTGCAAGACGGGACTTCACAATCAACGCGTTATACTACGATATCAGAAACGATTCCATCGTGGACTATGTAGGTGGATATGAAGATATCCAGAGCAGACAGTTACGAGTCATCGGAAATCCTGATATTTCTTTTAGAGAAGATCCTGTGCGTATGCTTCGCGCAGTAAAGTTTGCGGTCCTATTGGGATTGAAGATCGACAAGGGTACTTCCAAGTCCATTAAGAAAAACGCATTCGAATTGGAGAAGGCTTCCACTTCTCGCATGTTGGAAGAATACAATAAGATCTTCCGCACTTGGAGAACTTCTTTGATCTTTCAAGGAATGGCCCAAAACCATCTCTTAGAAGTTCTATTTAGAGAAGCGTTCGAAAAGGAAAGAAGAAAGAATCCTGACTTCGGAGACAAATTCCTGGAGACAGGGATCGGAAGAAGGCTCGTGATCGCTGATAAGCTTCTCTCGGAAAGAGAAGAGCTGACACCGCAGATCTTCTATGCTCTATTATTCTGTGACTTGGTACAAGATGCTACTTCCAAAAAGGGGGGGCATTTGGTTGCTTCTCTCAAACAGTCTTTGGAGCCTATCTTCCAAAGATTAGGAACTCCTAAAAAGGACAAGGAAAGGCTGATCAAAGTATTCGCTTCTCAGGAGAGATTTACTCATACTGAGGATGATAAGGCCTCTCAGAATAATTTCTTCCGCAAGAAAGACTTCTTCTATGACGCATTTTACGTCTTCAAGATCAATGCGATCGCAGAGAATAACGATCAGACATTGCAATCTGCATTCTTTTGGGAAATCTCTCTTAGAAAACGCCCTGTTCTGCCTAATAGCATTGGCGGTGGTGGCGGTGGGAAGAAAGAAGGCGGACGTCCAAACCGGAACCGTAATAGGGACAGGGGAGGAAGACCGGATAGAGGTCCTCGTCATAACAAGCAGCAATCTAGCGATTCTTCTAAAGAAGAGAAGGGTCGCGGCTCCGATTCGGACGATTCTTTCGACTCCGAAGATTGA
- a CDS encoding M23 family metallopeptidase, whose protein sequence is MNHPAKFEDRPGALERLKIKHLRLRSAWSKIKEKGSRKISFLLVPHDHEAVLNVEVSVFMAFFLGALSLLLFLLASAFVVYMNFFFAPNRELIRETDNNVGLFLYYNSLLKDAKKEISGLEKKTEQLNLVAWDEVPWKRILTFDYVPEFSLTKDVPESSTNMNLYQDTVEGFAERNIELFKIKHAFQNAFDYLEERESILYAMPRGRPLKPGVGFVTSTFGGRVDPFGLVEMGEFHSGIDFAAGEGIPIYATAPGIIEDNGQSAGGLGKSIRINHLNGFYTVYGHCSVVLVTKGQLVNRGELIGHVGSTGKATGPHVHYEVHIGYDPPMDPAEFVNME, encoded by the coding sequence ATGAACCATCCGGCAAAGTTCGAAGACCGCCCAGGAGCCTTAGAAAGGCTGAAGATCAAACATCTTCGTCTCCGTTCTGCTTGGTCAAAGATCAAAGAAAAAGGTTCGAGAAAAATTTCTTTCCTGCTCGTTCCTCACGATCACGAGGCTGTTCTCAATGTTGAGGTCAGTGTTTTCATGGCCTTCTTCTTGGGGGCGCTTTCACTTCTCCTGTTTCTTCTTGCGAGCGCCTTCGTAGTTTATATGAATTTCTTCTTTGCTCCGAATCGGGAATTGATTCGAGAGACGGACAATAATGTCGGATTATTTTTGTACTACAATTCTCTTCTCAAAGATGCCAAGAAAGAAATTTCCGGATTGGAGAAGAAGACGGAGCAACTCAATCTTGTCGCCTGGGACGAAGTGCCTTGGAAAAGAATACTGACCTTCGACTATGTTCCCGAATTTAGTCTGACTAAAGATGTGCCCGAATCTTCGACTAACATGAATTTATACCAAGACACTGTCGAAGGTTTCGCAGAAAGAAATATAGAGCTCTTCAAGATCAAACACGCATTTCAAAATGCATTCGATTATTTGGAAGAGAGAGAATCAATTCTATATGCCATGCCTAGGGGCCGTCCTCTAAAACCTGGAGTTGGATTCGTGACTTCTACATTTGGAGGAAGGGTGGATCCTTTCGGCCTCGTGGAGATGGGTGAGTTCCATTCGGGAATAGACTTCGCTGCGGGAGAAGGAATTCCTATCTATGCAACCGCTCCTGGAATCATAGAGGACAATGGCCAGTCCGCCGGTGGCTTGGGAAAAAGTATCCGCATCAATCATTTAAATGGATTTTATACAGTCTATGGACACTGTTCCGTAGTCTTAGTAACCAAGGGTCAATTGGTAAACCGAGGAGAACTTATAGGGCATGTAGGTTCTACCGGAAAGGCAACTGGCCCTCACGTGCATTACGAAGTTCATATAGGTTACGATCCTCCTATGGATCCCGCAGAATTCGTAAACATGGAATGA
- a CDS encoding prolipoprotein diacylglyceryl transferase, protein MLDVIPIPGLVDFVRAYISRDWGGISTFSLMVVLAFLSASYLLPKELERKKLDPTHADWLLILGVFGTLVGAKIFFVFEIWDQVFVETPGFDGKYLYPLTHFNGFPGRPGLWSSLFSGSGLVFYGGFLFGILFISLYMINHKLDVKAYLDASVPSMALGYAIGRLGCFVSGDGCYGFSTEVRIPLLVFTYWPTSAHPSGVPVWNTPIIESIVSFFYFLYFQKWARFQNFKRFSLGAQYLILHGIARLGVEFLRVNKAVIPFIDPPQLVNIPAKEGNPAFLTGYYWHGFSQSQYVSIAIILVGLFFLAKWKLWEKEAQPA, encoded by the coding sequence ATGTTAGACGTTATTCCAATTCCCGGACTGGTCGATTTTGTCCGGGCTTATATTAGTAGAGATTGGGGAGGCATTTCCACATTCAGCTTAATGGTAGTGCTGGCCTTTTTATCCGCCTCTTACCTTCTCCCTAAAGAATTGGAAAGAAAGAAATTAGATCCTACTCACGCGGATTGGCTTTTGATCCTAGGAGTCTTCGGAACTCTTGTTGGCGCAAAGATCTTCTTTGTATTCGAAATTTGGGATCAGGTCTTTGTGGAAACTCCCGGCTTCGACGGAAAGTATCTCTATCCATTGACCCATTTCAACGGTTTCCCAGGAAGACCAGGGCTTTGGTCCAGTTTATTCTCAGGGAGCGGACTCGTCTTTTATGGAGGATTTCTCTTCGGGATCCTATTTATCAGCTTATATATGATCAATCATAAGCTGGATGTGAAGGCTTACTTGGATGCATCAGTGCCAAGCATGGCATTAGGATATGCGATCGGAAGATTGGGATGTTTTGTTTCCGGAGACGGGTGCTACGGATTCTCTACAGAAGTTAGAATTCCCTTACTAGTCTTTACGTATTGGCCAACAAGTGCTCATCCCTCCGGAGTTCCGGTTTGGAACACTCCCATTATAGAATCTATCGTATCCTTCTTCTATTTCCTATATTTTCAAAAATGGGCTAGATTCCAAAACTTCAAACGATTCTCCTTGGGAGCACAGTATTTGATCCTACATGGAATTGCTCGCCTCGGTGTGGAGTTCCTACGAGTTAACAAGGCAGTGATTCCATTCATAGATCCACCTCAACTCGTAAATATTCCTGCTAAGGAAGGAAATCCTGCCTTCTTAACCGGATACTACTGGCATGGGTTCTCTCAGTCCCAGTATGTATCGATCGCGATCATATTAGTCGGCTTGTTCTTCTTAGCAAAATGGAAGCTCTGGGAGAAAGAAGCCCAACCCGCCTAA
- a CDS encoding protein-disulfide reductase DsbD family protein: MQSLNRWIEAGISGSEFTFQTVILLVLGGLMASLLPCVYPLYPITVGIIQARGESGKNKLFHPLVYYFGLSFMYFCFGLAAGISGGAVNTILRYPITNLFLAIVIFLLGLASLGYLHLPIFRSKEWQGGDGWKGTFLLGMGAGFLSSPCVGPVVVAVLIQITAGIQTVTISSLALSAFKMSLFGFGLGLPFLVLGVFGLSLPKSGKWTKWIQIVLGLVVVYFAWLYYAKAMQLWSVSLELSLSILAAAIGILLTAYFYQSSELHRCVKMKKALLLTGLICSSVIFIRLASGNSLGNFQKDVLEEHGNLEWHRTSNPAFELAKSENRLVFVDFYADWCSNCKAFEELTLSDSDLNQALGKAVLLKVRDDDKDFLIYEQDSRFPELKIGLPFFVIFSPDGKVLFKTTNYLNTADMIRTIRGENIHASGE; this comes from the coding sequence ATGCAATCCCTGAATCGCTGGATAGAAGCGGGCATTTCCGGATCGGAGTTTACCTTCCAAACAGTGATTCTTTTGGTGCTCGGGGGGCTCATGGCCAGTCTTCTTCCTTGTGTATATCCATTGTATCCGATTACAGTAGGGATTATCCAAGCAAGAGGAGAATCGGGTAAGAATAAACTATTCCATCCTCTGGTTTATTATTTTGGTCTTTCTTTCATGTATTTTTGTTTTGGATTGGCCGCCGGTATTTCTGGAGGCGCGGTCAATACGATTCTGAGATATCCGATCACGAATCTATTCTTAGCAATTGTTATCTTTCTATTAGGCCTGGCTTCTCTCGGGTATTTGCATCTTCCGATCTTTCGTTCTAAGGAATGGCAGGGAGGAGATGGTTGGAAGGGAACATTCCTTTTAGGAATGGGAGCCGGATTTCTTTCTTCTCCTTGCGTCGGTCCGGTTGTCGTAGCTGTTTTAATCCAGATTACTGCGGGGATTCAAACGGTTACGATCTCTTCTCTCGCTTTGTCCGCTTTCAAGATGTCTCTTTTCGGTTTCGGTTTGGGGCTTCCTTTTCTTGTGTTGGGTGTCTTTGGCCTTTCTCTTCCTAAATCGGGTAAATGGACCAAGTGGATCCAGATTGTTCTCGGCCTTGTTGTAGTTTATTTCGCTTGGTTATATTATGCAAAAGCGATGCAGTTATGGTCTGTTTCGCTAGAGCTAAGTCTCTCTATATTGGCTGCGGCGATCGGGATCCTACTCACTGCTTACTTTTACCAATCCAGCGAGCTTCATCGTTGCGTTAAAATGAAGAAGGCTCTTCTTCTGACTGGACTTATCTGTTCCTCTGTGATTTTTATCCGTCTTGCGAGTGGGAACAGTTTAGGCAATTTTCAGAAGGATGTTTTAGAGGAGCATGGAAATCTCGAATGGCATAGGACAAGCAATCCTGCCTTTGAACTTGCCAAGAGCGAGAATCGATTGGTGTTTGTAGATTTCTACGCGGATTGGTGCTCGAATTGCAAGGCATTTGAGGAACTGACTCTTTCGGACTCTGATCTGAACCAGGCATTGGGTAAGGCGGTTCTTTTAAAGGTTAGGGATGATGATAAGGATTTTCTAATATACGAACAAGACTCTCGTTTTCCCGAATTGAAAATTGGCCTTCCTTTCTTTGTGATCTTCTCTCCTGACGGCAAAGTCCTCTTCAAAACCACGAACTACTTGAATACCGCCGACATGATTCGCACCATTCGTGGTGAGAATATTCACGCTTCGGGCGAATAA
- a CDS encoding alginate export family protein, whose translation MKLLPALDRQRKALMPNRLFGLISFLCYISIGSVFAQTQDTKPADSISQAQTTEQAAPVPAKAAEEKPAAPAASNETKEKEKEKPPAPPFKSPWKGKLDGEHLSNLLLTPEHQDSVKKSSNLWLTDNLRFGFQIRPRFENFNNQDFDKSTNDSKNYVTQNTQFWTLLDINESFAVKFTIQDSRMYGQYKDPSGTGYGPTAFTNSIGTVYDTTKSPSNQVPVKNNTDVREAYVVWKDFLPYTKVYFGRQTFSYGDSRIIGSRNDSQIGNSFDGARIAFDTKTWSTHAGYAILSEESSGPNGFLTANSQKVGGATALNDTYLAFLYNSWKPSEDIVVDAYEIGVIKKYNTTTSKTLDPNTRTNGRDNLLTSGIRLSNRTASGRSLPAGKSWDWGLEYAAQTGSTGQSIDASWDQLNTTIGSGANKHAAYKETVQHDASFFVAQTGYTYKGFRLGVQYVRASGDPNRGDGKSATWDPLFATRSGGFPYFDSGNGIANAAFWANVRTSSVHVQYYNEDYGRFIFAIYDIRKDKVQDAWYDGNRNQVTGATGYDANGNFVAGKTVTGSTENYYNNTYLKNWQPGHRLMLEYDLIYIKKVSEYLSIWAGATVLYAGDAIKNQKEYNFGKTSTYYSFTLQFAI comes from the coding sequence ATGAAACTGCTTCCAGCCCTAGACCGACAGAGAAAAGCCTTAATGCCGAATCGGCTGTTTGGGCTGATTTCCTTCCTCTGCTATATCAGCATAGGTTCAGTCTTTGCTCAAACTCAGGATACAAAACCCGCCGATTCGATTTCCCAGGCCCAGACCACGGAACAGGCTGCCCCTGTTCCTGCAAAAGCCGCCGAGGAAAAGCCTGCGGCTCCCGCTGCGTCTAACGAAACAAAGGAGAAGGAAAAAGAGAAGCCTCCCGCTCCTCCTTTTAAGAGTCCTTGGAAGGGTAAGTTAGATGGAGAGCATCTGAGCAATTTGCTCTTAACTCCAGAGCACCAAGATTCAGTAAAGAAAAGCTCGAATCTTTGGTTAACGGATAATCTTCGTTTTGGTTTTCAAATCCGTCCAAGATTCGAGAATTTTAATAATCAGGATTTTGATAAGTCCACAAATGATTCCAAGAACTACGTTACTCAAAACACCCAGTTTTGGACTCTCTTGGATATAAATGAATCCTTCGCAGTGAAATTTACCATTCAGGATTCCCGCATGTATGGACAGTACAAGGATCCAAGTGGGACCGGTTATGGTCCTACTGCCTTTACCAATTCCATCGGGACTGTGTATGATACTACTAAGTCTCCATCGAATCAGGTTCCAGTTAAGAATAATACGGATGTCCGAGAAGCGTATGTGGTTTGGAAGGACTTCTTACCTTATACAAAAGTGTATTTCGGTCGCCAGACTTTCTCGTATGGAGATTCAAGGATCATCGGTTCCAGAAACGATAGCCAGATCGGTAACTCTTTTGATGGAGCAAGGATCGCTTTCGATACTAAGACTTGGTCAACTCACGCAGGTTATGCGATCCTTTCTGAAGAAAGCTCCGGACCGAACGGTTTCTTAACTGCAAACAGCCAGAAGGTTGGGGGAGCCACCGCTCTAAATGACACCTATCTCGCTTTCCTTTACAATTCTTGGAAGCCTTCCGAGGATATCGTAGTGGATGCGTATGAGATTGGAGTGATCAAGAAATACAATACGACAACTTCCAAAACCTTGGATCCGAATACTAGAACGAACGGAAGAGATAATCTTCTGACTAGCGGTATTCGTCTTAGTAACAGGACTGCTTCTGGTAGAAGTTTGCCTGCGGGAAAATCCTGGGACTGGGGTCTTGAATATGCAGCTCAAACAGGTAGCACAGGACAGAGCATTGATGCTTCTTGGGACCAGCTTAACACAACCATCGGTAGCGGGGCAAATAAACATGCCGCATACAAGGAGACTGTTCAGCACGATGCTTCCTTCTTCGTAGCTCAAACAGGTTATACGTATAAAGGCTTCCGATTGGGAGTTCAATACGTGAGAGCCTCGGGAGATCCGAATAGAGGAGATGGAAAATCTGCAACCTGGGATCCATTGTTTGCGACTCGATCCGGAGGGTTCCCTTATTTCGACTCTGGAAACGGTATCGCGAATGCTGCCTTCTGGGCGAACGTGCGCACTTCTTCCGTTCATGTTCAATACTACAACGAAGATTACGGAAGATTTATCTTCGCAATTTATGATATTCGCAAGGATAAAGTCCAGGACGCATGGTATGACGGAAATAGGAACCAAGTTACCGGTGCCACCGGCTATGACGCGAACGGAAACTTCGTGGCAGGAAAAACGGTTACAGGAAGTACTGAGAACTACTACAACAATACCTACCTGAAAAATTGGCAACCTGGCCACAGGTTGATGCTCGAATACGATTTGATTTATATCAAGAAGGTAAGCGAGTACTTGTCGATTTGGGCGGGAGCCACCGTTCTCTACGCGGGAGACGCGATCAAGAACCAGAAAGAATATAACTTCGGGAAAACGAGTACATATTACTCTTTCACGTTACAGTTTGCTATCTAA
- the glnA gene encoding type I glutamate--ammonia ligase: MAKNAAEVIAFAKANKILFYDFRFTDIKGAWHHVSYHVDSVDETTLKGLPFDGSSIPAWQPIHKSDMQLIPDPTTIFLDPFTADPTLVVFCDVWDIYKNQPYEKCPRSIAKNAVKYLKDSGIGDTVYFGPENEFFLFDGLKVRDAINIQYYELESSEGIWNSHTDLPGSINTGHRPGTKGGYFPVAPVDSQVDLRADIVKTLHKIGMETFVVHHEVAQAQGEIGVKFGTLIEAADNVQKLKYVVKNVAHKWGKTATFMPKPLYGDNGNGMHCHQSIWKDGKNLFAGSGYQGLSELALHYTGGVLKHGKTVAAFTNASTNSYKRLLPGFEAPAILAYSAQNRSACARIPFVSGEKAKRVEFRFPDSSANPYLAFAALLMAGLDGIQNKIDPGPPREEDLFELSLDEIREKGIQQMPHTLREAVEHMLAGKEIFKKGNVFTEDFIQTYKAYKFETEIWPWEGRPHPFEFLTTYSC; encoded by the coding sequence ATGGCGAAAAATGCCGCAGAAGTGATCGCTTTCGCAAAAGCGAACAAGATTCTTTTCTACGACTTCCGTTTTACGGATATTAAAGGAGCTTGGCACCACGTTTCTTACCACGTAGATTCAGTAGACGAAACTACTCTTAAAGGACTTCCTTTCGACGGTTCTTCCATCCCTGCTTGGCAGCCGATTCACAAATCGGACATGCAGTTGATCCCTGATCCGACTACTATCTTTTTAGATCCTTTTACTGCAGATCCTACTCTTGTAGTTTTCTGCGATGTATGGGATATCTACAAAAATCAACCGTATGAAAAATGCCCTCGTTCCATCGCTAAAAATGCGGTGAAATACCTGAAAGACTCCGGGATCGGTGACACTGTTTATTTCGGACCAGAGAACGAATTCTTCCTCTTTGACGGCCTCAAAGTAAGAGACGCGATCAATATCCAATACTACGAATTGGAATCTTCCGAAGGTATTTGGAACTCTCACACTGATCTGCCAGGTTCTATCAATACTGGACACCGTCCAGGAACCAAAGGCGGTTACTTCCCAGTAGCTCCAGTGGATTCTCAAGTAGATCTTCGCGCTGATATCGTTAAAACTCTTCACAAGATCGGAATGGAAACTTTCGTGGTTCACCACGAGGTTGCTCAGGCTCAAGGAGAGATCGGAGTTAAATTCGGAACTTTAATCGAAGCAGCAGATAACGTTCAAAAACTGAAATATGTTGTTAAGAACGTAGCTCATAAATGGGGAAAAACTGCTACCTTCATGCCTAAGCCTCTTTACGGAGACAACGGTAACGGTATGCATTGCCACCAATCCATTTGGAAAGACGGCAAAAACCTCTTCGCAGGAAGCGGCTACCAAGGTTTGAGCGAGCTTGCTCTGCACTACACCGGCGGCGTATTGAAACACGGAAAGACTGTTGCAGCATTCACTAATGCTTCTACTAACTCTTATAAGAGACTTCTTCCAGGATTCGAAGCTCCTGCGATCCTCGCTTATTCCGCTCAGAACCGTTCTGCTTGCGCACGTATTCCGTTCGTTAGTGGAGAAAAAGCGAAACGCGTTGAGTTCCGTTTCCCTGATTCTTCTGCGAACCCTTATCTCGCATTTGCAGCATTGCTTATGGCGGGACTTGACGGAATTCAGAACAAGATCGATCCAGGACCACCTCGGGAAGAAGATTTGTTCGAACTTTCTCTGGACGAAATCCGCGAGAAGGGCATTCAACAAATGCCTCATACTCTTAGAGAAGCTGTCGAGCATATGCTTGCTGGAAAAGAGATCTTCAAAAAAGGCAATGTCTTTACTGAAGATTTCATCCAAACTTACAAGGCTTACAAATTCGAAACTGAAATTTGGCCTTGGGAAGGACGTCCGCATCCTTTCGAGTTCCTTACTACTTATTCTTGCTAA
- a CDS encoding Cys-rich protein, translating into MKKTILLTLILIYSVFFGYSSLSAQSQACNQICDFYTTCVEAKKKLGADDKTKVAAGCLNTCRKNYSAVTSCYEAHNGQCTAFNTCLTSAYNSKSNK; encoded by the coding sequence ATGAAAAAAACAATCCTCTTAACTTTGATCCTAATTTACTCCGTATTCTTCGGATATTCTAGCTTGAGCGCTCAGAGCCAAGCTTGTAATCAAATCTGCGATTTCTATACGACTTGCGTAGAGGCTAAGAAGAAACTGGGTGCAGATGATAAAACCAAGGTCGCTGCAGGCTGCTTGAACACTTGCCGCAAGAACTACTCTGCTGTAACTTCCTGCTACGAAGCTCATAATGGCCAATGCACTGCTTTCAATACTTGCTTGACCAGCGCTTACAATAGCAAATCGAACAAGTAA
- the thiH gene encoding 2-iminoacetate synthase ThiH — MYTELFDLVSFSEARERVLYKTSRDVRSALDRSHSGKHLSFDEYLSLISPSADPYLEEIAELTLEWTKRRFGNTILLYMPMYLSNECRSSCVYCGFSYENKIPRKTLKEEEIHAESKVLYEKGIRHVLILTGEEYSITNLEYLCSAVRILKSYFDSVSIEIYPMETEKYEVLIKEGVEGLVIYQETYDPETYSKYHLRGMKKNMRYRLEAPDRGGRAGFRRIGVGALLGLSDPYGEMFRLGEHAQYLTKEYWRTTIQISLPRMRPAEGEFDLTIPISDREYVRFLFALRLFLPDSGLVQSTRESIRMRNHLAGMPITHMSVESRTDPGGYSGGMELKQFEIEDSRKIPEFVEMLKKKGLDPVFKDFDRAFLEE, encoded by the coding sequence ATGTACACGGAGCTGTTTGATCTAGTTTCCTTTTCCGAAGCCAGGGAAAGGGTGCTCTACAAGACTTCTCGCGATGTGAGATCCGCTTTGGACAGATCTCATTCAGGCAAACACCTTTCCTTCGATGAATATCTTTCTCTCATTTCTCCAAGTGCAGATCCTTACTTGGAAGAAATTGCCGAGCTAACCTTAGAGTGGACCAAGAGAAGATTCGGAAATACGATCCTTCTTTATATGCCGATGTATCTCTCGAATGAATGCAGATCTTCCTGTGTTTATTGCGGATTCAGCTATGAAAATAAAATTCCCCGCAAAACCTTAAAAGAAGAAGAGATTCATGCGGAATCCAAGGTTTTGTATGAGAAAGGCATCCGGCATGTGCTGATACTTACCGGAGAAGAATACTCCATTACAAATTTAGAATATTTATGTTCTGCAGTCCGTATTCTTAAATCTTATTTTGATTCCGTTTCCATCGAGATCTATCCTATGGAAACCGAAAAATACGAAGTTCTTATCAAAGAGGGAGTAGAAGGTCTCGTAATCTATCAAGAAACCTACGATCCGGAAACATATTCAAAGTATCATCTCAGAGGAATGAAGAAGAATATGAGATACAGGCTCGAGGCTCCCGACAGAGGAGGAAGGGCAGGCTTTCGTAGAATAGGAGTTGGAGCCTTGCTCGGATTATCCGATCCTTATGGAGAAATGTTCCGTTTAGGAGAGCATGCTCAGTATCTTACTAAGGAATATTGGAGAACAACGATCCAAATCTCCCTTCCTAGAATGAGACCGGCAGAAGGAGAATTTGATCTCACCATTCCTATTTCGGATCGGGAATACGTAAGATTCTTATTTGCCCTTAGGCTTTTTCTTCCCGATAGCGGGCTCGTGCAATCTACTCGAGAATCCATCCGAATGAGAAATCATTTGGCAGGAATGCCGATCACTCACATGTCCGTAGAATCTAGAACGGATCCCGGAGGTTATTCTGGGGGAATGGAATTAAAACAATTCGAGATAGAAGATTCGAGAAAGATCCCCGAATTCGTGGAAATGTTAAAGAAGAAGGGACTCGATCCTGTATTTAAGGATTTTGATCGAGCCTTCTTAGAAGAGTAA
- a CDS encoding thiazole synthase gives MSSQIQQDDLIIAGRRFHSRLFLGTGKFSSGSALKEAIHTSSTEVVTVALRRVDLDSKEDDILTQIDRKSILLLPNTSGARNAEEAIRLARLSRELGGGDWVKLEVTPDPVYLLPDPIETLKAAEILVKEGFHVLPYINADPILCKHLEEAGCATVMPLGSPIGTNQGIKTLANLEIIIEQSKVPVVVDAGLGLPSHAAQAMELGADAVLVNTAIAIAKDPAQVAYAFKLATEAGRISYLHSVTSARPSKKASASSPLTGFLEEETRNVHGAV, from the coding sequence ATGAGTTCGCAAATACAGCAGGACGATTTGATCATCGCGGGAAGGAGATTCCATTCCCGTCTATTCCTCGGGACAGGAAAATTCTCTTCGGGTTCCGCTTTAAAAGAAGCAATTCATACTTCTTCTACAGAGGTAGTGACTGTAGCACTCAGAAGAGTGGATCTGGATTCTAAGGAAGATGATATCCTAACCCAGATCGATAGAAAGAGTATATTACTTTTGCCGAATACGAGTGGGGCCAGAAACGCAGAAGAAGCGATTCGCCTCGCAAGACTTTCCAGAGAACTGGGAGGCGGGGATTGGGTAAAGTTAGAAGTCACTCCGGATCCAGTGTATCTTCTTCCGGATCCGATAGAGACATTGAAGGCAGCAGAGATCTTAGTAAAGGAAGGATTTCATGTGCTTCCTTATATCAACGCGGACCCGATCCTATGCAAACATTTAGAAGAGGCGGGTTGCGCAACCGTTATGCCTTTAGGCTCTCCGATTGGGACAAACCAAGGAATCAAAACTCTTGCGAATCTAGAAATTATCATCGAACAGTCCAAGGTTCCCGTAGTGGTGGATGCAGGACTAGGGCTTCCTTCTCACGCGGCTCAGGCAATGGAATTGGGAGCGGACGCAGTGCTTGTAAATACTGCCATAGCAATCGCTAAGGACCCTGCCCAAGTCGCTTACGCATTCAAGTTAGCTACGGAAGCCGGTAGGATCTCCTACTTGCATAGCGTCACAAGTGCTCGCCCCTCGAAAAAGGCATCTGCCTCCAGCCCTTTAACAGGATTCTTAGAAGAAGAAACCAGAAATGTACACGGAGCTGTTTGA